The following are encoded in a window of Gossypium raimondii isolate GPD5lz chromosome 13, ASM2569854v1, whole genome shotgun sequence genomic DNA:
- the LOC105783441 gene encoding probable acyl-activating enzyme 16, chloroplastic isoform X6, whose product MKFIVLLWGEKARLANNETLSVPIFSYKDMVKLRRENRATLIDSLDANDIATIVYMSGTTGNPKGVMLSHTNLLHQIENLGILGPAKAGDRFLR is encoded by the exons ATGAAATTTATTGTTCTACTTTGGGGGGAGAAAGCACGCCTGGCCAACAATGAAACACTCAGTGTACCTATATTCAGTTATAAGGATATGGTGAAGTTAAGAAGAGAAAATCGTGCTACACTTATTGATTCTCTTGATGCTA ATGATATTGCTACCATTGTATATATGAGTGGAACCACTGGTAACCCAAAAGGCGTTATGCTTTCACATACAAACTTATTGCACCAG ATAGAAAATTTGGGGATTCTTGGACCTGCTAAAGCGGGGGATAGATTTCTAA gATGA
- the LOC105783441 gene encoding probable acyl-activating enzyme 16, chloroplastic isoform X5 encodes MLWERKKLWFCKILPAMASLLQSTTLLFIFSITLILIPNRHAIPFIVLREKGYRYELIGSDDIATIVYMSGTTGNPKGVMLSHTNLLHQIENLGILGPAKAGDRFLR; translated from the exons ATGCTttgggaaagaaagaaactcTGGTTCTGCAAGATTTTACCAGCAATGGCCTCTCTTTTACAGTCAACtactttattattcatattctcCATTACATTGATTCTTATCCCAAATAGACACGCTATTCCCTTCATCGTATTGCGCG aAAAAGGTTACAGATATGAACTGATTGGCTCAGATGATATTGCTACCATTGTATATATGAGTGGAACCACTGGTAACCCAAAAGGCGTTATGCTTTCACATACAAACTTATTGCACCAG ATAGAAAATTTGGGGATTCTTGGACCTGCTAAAGCGGGGGATAGATTTCTAA gATGA
- the LOC105783441 gene encoding probable acyl-activating enzyme 16, chloroplastic isoform X2 has product MKFIVLLWGEKARLANNETLSVPIFSYKDMVKLRRENRATLIDSLDAKKGYRYELIGSDDIATIVYMSGTTGNPKGVMLSHTNLLHQIENLGILGPAKAGDRFLSMLPTWHTYKRDCEYFPDRKFGGSGTMFTGTMLNC; this is encoded by the exons ATGAAATTTATTGTTCTACTTTGGGGGGAGAAAGCACGCCTGGCCAACAATGAAACACTCAGTGTACCTATATTCAGTTATAAGGATATGGTGAAGTTAAGAAGAGAAAATCGTGCTACACTTATTGATTCTCTTGATGCTA aAAAAGGTTACAGATATGAACTGATTGGCTCAGATGATATTGCTACCATTGTATATATGAGTGGAACCACTGGTAACCCAAAAGGCGTTATGCTTTCACATACAAACTTATTGCACCAG ATAGAAAATTTGGGGATTCTTGGACCTGCTAAAGCGGGGGATAGATTTCTAAGTATGCTTCCTACTTGGCACACATATAAGCGGGATTGTGAATATTTTCCAGATAGAAAATTTGGGGGTTCTGGTACCATGTTCACGGGTACCATGCTCAATTGTTAG
- the LOC105783441 gene encoding probable acyl-activating enzyme 16, chloroplastic isoform X4: protein MKFIVLLWGEKARLANNETLSVPIFSYKDMVKLRRENRATLIDSLDANDIATIVYMSGTTGNPKGVMLSHTNLLHQIENLGILGPAKAGDRFLSMLPTWHTYKRDCEYFPDRKFGGSGTMFTGTMLNC from the exons ATGAAATTTATTGTTCTACTTTGGGGGGAGAAAGCACGCCTGGCCAACAATGAAACACTCAGTGTACCTATATTCAGTTATAAGGATATGGTGAAGTTAAGAAGAGAAAATCGTGCTACACTTATTGATTCTCTTGATGCTA ATGATATTGCTACCATTGTATATATGAGTGGAACCACTGGTAACCCAAAAGGCGTTATGCTTTCACATACAAACTTATTGCACCAG ATAGAAAATTTGGGGATTCTTGGACCTGCTAAAGCGGGGGATAGATTTCTAAGTATGCTTCCTACTTGGCACACATATAAGCGGGATTGTGAATATTTTCCAGATAGAAAATTTGGGGGTTCTGGTACCATGTTCACGGGTACCATGCTCAATTGTTAG
- the LOC105783441 gene encoding uncharacterized protein LOC105783441 isoform X3, whose translation MLWERKKLWFCKILPAMASLLQSTTLLFIFSITLILIPNRHAIPFIVLRDDIATIVYMSGTTGNPKGVMLSHTNLLHQIENLGILGPAKAGDRFLSMLPTWHTYKRDCEYFPDRKFGGSGTMFTGTMLNC comes from the exons ATGCTttgggaaagaaagaaactcTGGTTCTGCAAGATTTTACCAGCAATGGCCTCTCTTTTACAGTCAACtactttattattcatattctcCATTACATTGATTCTTATCCCAAATAGACACGCTATTCCCTTCATCGTATTGCGCG ATGATATTGCTACCATTGTATATATGAGTGGAACCACTGGTAACCCAAAAGGCGTTATGCTTTCACATACAAACTTATTGCACCAG ATAGAAAATTTGGGGATTCTTGGACCTGCTAAAGCGGGGGATAGATTTCTAAGTATGCTTCCTACTTGGCACACATATAAGCGGGATTGTGAATATTTTCCAGATAGAAAATTTGGGGGTTCTGGTACCATGTTCACGGGTACCATGCTCAATTGTTAG
- the LOC105783441 gene encoding uncharacterized protein LOC105783441 isoform X1, translated as MLWERKKLWFCKILPAMASLLQSTTLLFIFSITLILIPNRHAIPFIVLREKGYRYELIGSDDIATIVYMSGTTGNPKGVMLSHTNLLHQIENLGILGPAKAGDRFLSMLPTWHTYKRDCEYFPDRKFGGSGTMFTGTMLNC; from the exons ATGCTttgggaaagaaagaaactcTGGTTCTGCAAGATTTTACCAGCAATGGCCTCTCTTTTACAGTCAACtactttattattcatattctcCATTACATTGATTCTTATCCCAAATAGACACGCTATTCCCTTCATCGTATTGCGCG aAAAAGGTTACAGATATGAACTGATTGGCTCAGATGATATTGCTACCATTGTATATATGAGTGGAACCACTGGTAACCCAAAAGGCGTTATGCTTTCACATACAAACTTATTGCACCAG ATAGAAAATTTGGGGATTCTTGGACCTGCTAAAGCGGGGGATAGATTTCTAAGTATGCTTCCTACTTGGCACACATATAAGCGGGATTGTGAATATTTTCCAGATAGAAAATTTGGGGGTTCTGGTACCATGTTCACGGGTACCATGCTCAATTGTTAG